The genomic stretch ATCGTGGAAGCACTTTCGAACGCCATGTTCCGTGTAGAGCTAGAAAATGGGCATATTCTTATTGCTCATATCTCTGGCAAAATGAGAATGCATTATATTAAACTTTTACCTGGTGATAAGGTAAAACTAGAAATGTCTCCTTATGATTTAACAAAAGGGAGAATCACATTTAGATATTAAAACAATTAGCCAAATGGAATTCTCATTCCATTTGGCATTTGTAAAAAATAAATACTATCAAAATGAAAGTAAGAGCATCAATTAAAAAAAGAAGTGCTGATTGCAAAATTGTACGCAGAAAAGGTGTACTATTCGTAATCAACAAGAAGAACCCAAAATTTAAACAAAGACAAGGTTAATTAAATTATGGCGAGAATTGCAGGTATTGATTTACCAAAAAACAAAAGAGGAGTTATCGGTTTAACTTACATTTATGGTGTTGGAAGAAGTACATCTTCTGAAATCCTTAAAGCTGCCGGTATCAGCGAAGACAAAAAAGTCAACGAATGGAATGACGATGAATTGGCTGCAATCAGAACATACATCTCTGAAAACGTAAAAGTTGAAGGGGAATTAAGATCTGAAGTGCAATTGAACATCAAGAGATTGATGGACATAGGATGCCAACGAGGAATACGTCACAGACTTGGATTACCTTTAAGAGGCCAGAGAACGAAAAACAACTCTAGAACTAGAAAAGGAAAGAGAAAAACTGTTGCTAACAAGAAAAAAGCTAGTAAATAATCGTTAGGAATTATGGCAAAACAAACAAAAGTAGTTAAGAAAAGAAAAGTAAAAGTTGAAGCTATTGGTGAAGCTCATATTCAAGCTTCTTTCAATAACATCATCATTTCTTTAACAAATAAAAACGGAGAGGTTATCTCTTGGGCTTCTGCCGGTAAAATGGGATTCAGAGGTTCTAAAAAGAATACTCCATTTGCTGCTCAGATGGCAGCTGAAAATTGCTCTGCTGTAGCTCACGAAGCTGGTTTAAGAAGAGTAAAGGTGTTTGTGAAAGGACCTGGTGCAGGTAGAGAATCTGCGATCAGATCTATCCACAATTCAGGAATTGAAGTTTCAGAAATCGTTGACGTGACTCCTATGCCACACAACGGATGTAGACCACCAAAAAGAAGAAGAGTTTAATTTTTAGAATTTACCCATTATGGCAAGATATATTGGACCTAAAACTAAGATTGCTAGAAAGTTTGGTGCTGCAATCTACGGAGATGATAAAAACTTCGAAAAAAGAAAGAACCAACCGCCAGGACAACACGGTCCTAACAAGAGAAGAGGTGCTAAAAAATCAGAATATGCAGTTCAGTTAGCTGAAAAACAAAAAGCTAAATATACTTACGGTATTTTAGAAAGACAGTTTGCTAACTTGTTTGAAAAAGCACACAGAAGTAAAGGAGTAACAGGGGAAGTTCTATTACAACTTTGTGAATCAAGATTGGATAACGTAGTATACAGATTAGGTTTTGCTAAAACTAGATCTGGTGCAAGACAATTAGTTTCTCACAGACACATTACTGTGAACGGAGAAATTCTTAATATCCCTTCTTACTTGGTAAAAGCTGGTGATGTAATCGCTGTAAGAGAAAAGTCTAAGTCTCTTGAAGTTGTTACCAACGCATTGGCTTCTAAGTCAAACTATGAGTGGTTACAATTCAACGATGAGAAGAAAGAAGGTACCTTCATTTCTGCTCCTGAGAGAATCCAAATTCCGGAGGACATTAAGGAGAACCTTATCGTCGAACTTTACTCTAAATAATTTTTTAATCAAATTTTTGCTCAACCCAATAATATGGCAATTTTACAATTCATAAAACCCGATAAAGTAATTTTACTTAACTCTGATGAATTTAAAGGTCAATTTGAATTCAGACCTTTAGAACCAGGTTTCGGGCTTACAATCGGTAATGCTTTGAGAAGAGTGTTGCTTTCTTCTCTGGAAGGATATGCTATTTCATCTATCAAAATAGAAGGTGTAGAGCACGAATTTTCAACTATTCCAGGAGTAATCGAAGACGTTACCGAAATTATTCTTAACCTAAAGCAGGTAAGATTAAAAGCTTCAGCAGAAGGCCAGGCTAACGAGCAGGTTGTTGCTAAAGTTTCAGGTCAAACGATTATTACTGCTGGTGATTTAGGAAAATCGATCAACGGATTCGAGGTTTTAAACCCGGATTTAGTGATTTGTAACCTAAATAGTGATGTAACTTTCGAAATTACTTTCAATATTGAAAAAGGAAGAGGATATGTTCCTTCTGAACAAAATAAGTCAAACAATGCACCTCTGGGTACAATTGCTATTGACTCTATTTTCACGCCGATCAAGAAAGTACAGTACAGCATTGAAAATTATCGTGTAGAGCAAAAAACAGACTACGAAAAACTTGTATTAGATATAGAAACTGACGGGTCTATCAGCCCTCAGAATGCTTTAACAGAAGCTTCTAAGATATTAATTTATCACTTCATGCTATTCTCTGATGAGAGAATAACCCTTGAAACTGAAGCTGTAAAAGCATCTATCCAATATGACGAAGAAACTCTTCACACAAGACAACTTCTTAAGTCTAAATTAGCAGATATGGATCTTTCAGTAAGAGCCCTTAACTGTCTAAAAGCAGCTGAAGTAGAAACTCTTGGAGAATTAGTTTCTTACAGTAAGTCTGATTTGATGAAATTCAGAAATTTTGGTAAAAAATCTTTGACAGAACTAGAAGAATTAGTGCATTCAAAAGGTCTTAACTTCGGTTTCGACGTTGCAAAATATAAGTTAGACGCTGATAAATAATTAATAATGAGACACGGTAAAAAATTCAATCACTTAGGAAGAACAGCTTCTCACAGAAGTGCTTTACTTTCTAATATGGCTTGTTCTCTAATTGAGCATAAAAGAATCAACACTACTGTAGCTAAAGCTAAGGCTTTAAGAGTATATGTTGAGCCTCTATTAACAAAAGCAAAAGAAGATACTACACATAACAGAAGAGTAGTATTCTCTTACCTTCAAAATAAATTTGCGGTTGCTGAACTATTCAGAACTGTAGCTCCTAAAATCGCTGAAAGAAACGGTGGTTATACAAGAATCATTAAGACAGGTTTCAGACCAGGTGATGCTGCTGATATGGCTCTTATCGAATTGGTAGATTTCAACGAGCTTTACAACCCTAATGCTGAAGAGAAAAAAGCTACAAGAAGAAGCAGAAGATCAACTGCTGCACCTAAGAAAGCTGAAGCTGTAGTTGCTGAAGCTCCTGCAGTAGAAGAGAAAGTAGAAGAAGCTAAAGCTGATACTACTGAAGAAAAAACTGAAGAATAATATTCATTCAGATATAAATAGAAAACCATCCGGATTCCGGATGGTTTTTTTATACTATAAATCTATAGAAAGTTAACTTTGTCCTAAATAAGGAAATCCAATTAAAAAGCCGCCCAATGGGACGGCTTATATTTTTATATTTTGGTTCTTTTTAATTCAATAATATTGTTACCTTGTTCAAGGTGAAGACTATCTCCTTTTACCCTTGCAGTCATATCATCTTTCTTATAGATGGTTTCATCTC from Chryseobacterium indologenes encodes the following:
- the infA gene encoding translation initiation factor IF-1 encodes the protein MAKQKHIEQDGVIVEALSNAMFRVELENGHILIAHISGKMRMHYIKLLPGDKVKLEMSPYDLTKGRITFRY
- the rpmJ gene encoding 50S ribosomal protein L36, producing MKVRASIKKRSADCKIVRRKGVLFVINKKNPKFKQRQG
- the rpsM gene encoding 30S ribosomal protein S13, which encodes MARIAGIDLPKNKRGVIGLTYIYGVGRSTSSEILKAAGISEDKKVNEWNDDELAAIRTYISENVKVEGELRSEVQLNIKRLMDIGCQRGIRHRLGLPLRGQRTKNNSRTRKGKRKTVANKKKASK
- the rpsK gene encoding 30S ribosomal protein S11, whose amino-acid sequence is MAKQTKVVKKRKVKVEAIGEAHIQASFNNIIISLTNKNGEVISWASAGKMGFRGSKKNTPFAAQMAAENCSAVAHEAGLRRVKVFVKGPGAGRESAIRSIHNSGIEVSEIVDVTPMPHNGCRPPKRRRV
- the rpsD gene encoding 30S ribosomal protein S4 → MARYIGPKTKIARKFGAAIYGDDKNFEKRKNQPPGQHGPNKRRGAKKSEYAVQLAEKQKAKYTYGILERQFANLFEKAHRSKGVTGEVLLQLCESRLDNVVYRLGFAKTRSGARQLVSHRHITVNGEILNIPSYLVKAGDVIAVREKSKSLEVVTNALASKSNYEWLQFNDEKKEGTFISAPERIQIPEDIKENLIVELYSK
- a CDS encoding DNA-directed RNA polymerase subunit alpha → MAILQFIKPDKVILLNSDEFKGQFEFRPLEPGFGLTIGNALRRVLLSSLEGYAISSIKIEGVEHEFSTIPGVIEDVTEIILNLKQVRLKASAEGQANEQVVAKVSGQTIITAGDLGKSINGFEVLNPDLVICNLNSDVTFEITFNIEKGRGYVPSEQNKSNNAPLGTIAIDSIFTPIKKVQYSIENYRVEQKTDYEKLVLDIETDGSISPQNALTEASKILIYHFMLFSDERITLETEAVKASIQYDEETLHTRQLLKSKLADMDLSVRALNCLKAAEVETLGELVSYSKSDLMKFRNFGKKSLTELEELVHSKGLNFGFDVAKYKLDADK
- the rplQ gene encoding 50S ribosomal protein L17; this encodes MRHGKKFNHLGRTASHRSALLSNMACSLIEHKRINTTVAKAKALRVYVEPLLTKAKEDTTHNRRVVFSYLQNKFAVAELFRTVAPKIAERNGGYTRIIKTGFRPGDAADMALIELVDFNELYNPNAEEKKATRRSRRSTAAPKKAEAVVAEAPAVEEKVEEAKADTTEEKTEE